The uncultured Desulfuromonas sp. genome has a segment encoding these proteins:
- a CDS encoding type II toxin-antitoxin system RelE/ParE family toxin produces MYKLSALAAEDFAEIYEYTLVNFGSLQADAYTDDLESVLHLLFKSPLMGHECPQIAVGIRRHDHQKHAIFYRRRKADIFVVRILHQQMEPMKHFSDF; encoded by the coding sequence ATGTATAAGCTTTCCGCGCTTGCGGCGGAGGATTTTGCGGAAATCTACGAATACACCCTGGTAAACTTCGGTTCTCTCCAGGCGGATGCTTACACCGATGACTTGGAAAGCGTCCTTCACCTCCTGTTTAAGTCGCCACTTATGGGGCATGAGTGTCCGCAGATTGCGGTTGGAATTCGCCGACACGACCACCAAAAACACGCTATTTTCTATCGGAGAAGAAAAGCTGATATTTTTGTCGTCAGAATACTGCATCAGCAAATGGAGCCGATGAAACATTTCTCTGATTTTTAG
- a CDS encoding response regulator, whose protein sequence is MADKILLVDDDPALLKLAEKILTQEGYKVALAHNGLEALSVFRRAPNDYFVVVTDYHMPGLDGVMLSQKVVEIKPQTPVILASADPELKNLGTHATNIKGCLRKPYHRKALLTAIADSRSWFTSKNDE, encoded by the coding sequence ATGGCAGACAAAATTTTATTGGTAGATGACGATCCTGCGCTATTGAAACTTGCAGAAAAAATCTTAACTCAGGAAGGCTATAAGGTTGCCCTGGCTCACAATGGGTTAGAGGCTTTATCGGTTTTTCGTCGTGCGCCGAACGATTATTTTGTTGTTGTGACAGATTATCATATGCCCGGATTAGATGGCGTGATGCTCAGTCAAAAGGTTGTTGAGATAAAACCGCAAACGCCGGTTATTCTGGCGAGTGCTGACCCTGAGCTAAAAAATCTGGGGACTCATGCAACAAACATCAAAGGATGTCTAAGAAAACCCTACCATCGCAAAGCGTTGCTTACTGCCATTGCGGACTCGCGCAGCTGGTTTACCTCAAAAAATGATGAGTGA
- a CDS encoding type II toxin-antitoxin system ParD family antitoxin gives MARTTSVTIGSQLDAFVGKLVESGRYGSTSEVVRTALRLLEQQENQATALKQAIDAGERSGESELSLRDIAAKVKQKHHV, from the coding sequence ATGGCCAGAACAACAAGTGTCACGATTGGTTCGCAACTTGATGCGTTTGTCGGAAAATTAGTCGAATCAGGACGTTACGGTTCGACGAGCGAAGTCGTACGCACCGCTTTGCGGTTGCTTGAACAGCAGGAAAATCAAGCGACCGCGCTGAAACAGGCGATAGACGCTGGAGAGCGCAGCGGTGAAAGTGAATTGTCGCTTCGCGACATTGCCGCAAAGGTAAAGCAGAAACACCATGTATAA